From Drosophila suzukii unplaced genomic scaffold, CBGP_Dsuzu_IsoJpt1.0 scf_4, whole genome shotgun sequence, a single genomic window includes:
- the LOC136117443 gene encoding uncharacterized protein, with protein MGVGGRIERSNLNYNAKHPVIIPKSSPIAELLVRHSHLTNLHTGVDATFTNFRQQYWTLGARNIARKTVFQCKRCFLQRKSTSSQIMGQLPVPRVQASSCFQHTGLDYAGPILIKGSTGRTPMIGKAWFAIFVCLTTKALHIEAVTDLTTKAFIAAFQRFIARRSKPTNLYSDNGTTFHGSKRVLDEMRLLAMEQSKDENLANFFANEGILWHFIPPSAPHFRGIWEAGVQSIKLHMKRIMGSSALTFEELSTVLIQIEALLNSRPLCSAGGSTLDPLTPAHILTGAPYTALPEPSRLDVPINRLERCT; from the coding sequence ATGGGAGTTGGCGGACGAATCGAGAGGTCGAACCTTAACTACAACGCCAAGCACCCGGTTATAATTCCAAAGAGTTCTCCAATCGCCGAGCTCCTGGTACGACATTCGCATCTGACGAATCTTCACACTGGAGTGGACGCCACGTTCACAAATTTTCGACAACAGTACTGGACCTTGGGTGCACGAAATATCGCCCGAAAGACTGTCTTTCAATGTAAACGCTGTTTCCTCCAACGCAAGAGCACAAGTAGCCAGATCATGGGACAGCTACCTGTACCTCGGGTTCAAGCCAGCAGTTGTTTTCAACATACCGGCTTGGATTATGCCGGGCCAATTTTAATTAAAGGTTCAACTGGGCGCACACCAATGATCGGAAAGGCATGGTTCGCAATATTCGTTTGTCTAACAACTAAGGCGCTCCACATCGAAGCAGTCACCGATCTAACAACCAAGGCCTTTATTGCCGCTTTCCAACGATTCATTGCTCGGCGATCCAAACCAACTAATCTCTACTCAGACAACGGTACCACCTTTCATGGCAGCAAACGAGTACTCGACGAAATGCGGCTGCTAGCCATGGAGCAAAGCAAGGATGAGAATTTAGCAAACTTCTTCGCCAACGAAGGAATCCTGTGGCACTTCATACCGCCTTCTGCCCCACATTTCAGGGGAATATGGGAAGCCGGAGTTCAGTCCATCAAGCTACATATGAAAAGGATAATGGGATCGTCAGCCCTAACCTTCGAGGAATTGTCTACAGTTTTAATACAGATTGAAGCCTTACTTAACTCTCGTCCTCTTTGCTCAGCAGGGGGTTCTACCTTGGATCCGCTTACTCCGGCCCATATTTTGACTGGCGCTCCCTATACTGCCTTACCGGAGCCATCCCGTCTAGACGTTCCCATCAACCGCTTGGAACGATGTACTTAA
- the LOC139354926 gene encoding uncharacterized protein has translation MDDSDTCVYLRHHAVIKKDSLTTKCRVVFDGPGKDSSGISLTESLHIGPPIQRDLLGVCLRFRQHRYVLFTYGLAPSPFLAVRALKQLADDHSLEYPAASQALSQDAYMDHISTGCDSVGDLLALKTELIGLLGKAKFKLRKRSSNCWNLLQYLPEEDRCYDPVQLSKGSPMESPVKVLGIQWNPGHDVMFVKPTEFDLSIVPTKRELLSQLSKIYDPLGIAAPTTVLLKLIFEESWTAAIHWDEPIPEALNARWRALVEELSSLTQCQVPRYIAAPYQHIQLNAFADASVHAHGAVVYSRVASDGKFHINLVTVKTRVGPRTLVERPILDGLAHQRVAHQQDLILDTAHKGN, from the exons ATGGACGATTCTGACACTTGCGTTTATCTACGGCACCACGCTGTCATCAAGAAGGATAGCCTGACGACCAAATGTCGGGTGGTCTTCGATGGACCTGGGAAAGACAGTTCTGGAATCTCCTTAACCGAAAGTCTTCATATTGGGCCACCGATTCAGCGGGACTTGCTCGGGGTTTGCCTACGTTTCCGGCAGCACCGATATGTTCTAT TCACGTACGGCTTAGCACCCTCTCCATTTCTGGCCGTTCGAGCTTTGAAGCAACTAGCCGACGATCATAGCCTCGAGTACCCGGCCGCATCACAAGCATTATCACAAGATGCTTATATGGACCATATATCAACTGGATGCGATTCGGTAGGAGATCTTTTGGCTCTAAAGACGGAGCTGATTGGACTCTTAGGAAAAGCGAAGTTCAAACTACGGAAACGGAGCTCAAACTGCTGGAACCTTCTGCAATATTTACCTGAAGAGGATCGATGTTATGACCCAGTACAGCTCAGCAAAGGTTCACCGATGGAATCGCCCGTCAAGGTCCTTGGAATTCAGTGGAATCCAGGTCATGATGTAATGTTCGTCAAACCTACAGAATTCGATCTCAGCATTGTCCCCACGAAACGAGAACTGTTATCGCAACTTTCCAAGATCTATGACCCACTCGGGATTGCAGCGCCTACCACCGTGCTTCTCAAGCTCATCTTCGAAGAAAGTTGGACCGCTGCTATACACTGGGACGAACCTATTCCTGAAGCCCTGAATGCACGCTGGAGGGCATTAGTAGAGGAATTATCGTCGCTGACACAATGCCAAGTACCTCGGTATATTGCTGCACCCTACCAACACATCCAACTGAACGCATTCGCAGACGCATCCGTGCACGCGCATGGTGCTGTTGTTTATAGTCGAGTAGCATCGGATGGGAAGTTCCACATAAATCTCGTAACCGTCAAAACACGTGTGGGTCCACGAACTTTGGTGGAAAGGCCCATCCTGGATGGCCTTGCTCATCAACGAGTTGCTCATCAACAAGATCTCATCCTGGACACGGCTCATAAGGGTAACTAG